A section of the Triticum dicoccoides isolate Atlit2015 ecotype Zavitan chromosome 7A, WEW_v2.0, whole genome shotgun sequence genome encodes:
- the LOC119331796 gene encoding probable LRR receptor-like serine/threonine-protein kinase At4g37250, protein METRRRGGGGGGAGVCHGVVMYGLLLVLLVCGRGASGLDADGELLMAFRRAVTADPLGALRSWSYSDDSACAWNGVICNGFPQPQQQASTVNLTSASADGSGSGNFSTLAGGRANGTLLGLNASMAAATVSRVIGLVLPGAKLSGSLPAELARVEHLRHLDLSGNALNGTLPAALLLNATELRVLSLAGNDLSGALPDASYARALQELNLSDNALAGWLPAALLRAPGLAVLGLANNYLAGELPAGGLGGLQVVDLSNNYFRGQLPADFGGAQLRFLNVSSNSLTGALPAELSHVVPANTTVDLSNNNFTGAVPPAGPFAAQPAAAYEGNPGLCGPPLKHACSIPSSLSNPPNATDSPPAFAAIPKSAARAPPGSPEAQAPRGGQGKLKPLVILAIVAGDLAGVGLLFMLFMYVYHIRKKRRQRREENPTAQQHKGIGGGAKALSVAGAREEKTATSRGCCIGGRKNDGSDSSDCSASSSDAASDDGGGEDPKKRAGSYIGWGTPQHHSKNKQERQQQQAPAPATLVTVDGGDGELEMETLLKASAYILGATGSSIVYKAVLADGTALAVRRIGDSGGADKLKDFEAQVRAVARFRHPNILRLRGFYWGADEKLLIHDYAANGSLANIAFTRRFGAPSPMHLNLEARLRIARGLARGLAFIHDKKGVHGNVKPSNILLGADMEPVVGDLGLDRLLSGEAAASRGGGGASARLFGSKRSMHSTSSLPDLSQMPAGAGASPSASAPPPYQAPECLKSLRPNAKWDVYSFGMVLLELLSGRVYSEVELCQWHAGVAGAVDDQRGRVLRMADPTLRGEAVDGGSEDALLGCFRLAFACCAMAPGKRPAMRDAAALLDRIPVLSSASISAVETPPY, encoded by the exons ATGGAGacgaggaggcgcggcggcggcggcggtggcgcgggagTTTGTCATGGGGTGGTGATGTACGGCCTATTGCTGGTGCTGCTGGTCTGTGGCCGCGGGGCCAGCGGGCTGGACGCGGACGGGGAGCTGCTCATGGCCTTCCGGCGCGCGGTCACCGCCGACCCGCTCGGCGCGCTCCGCAGCTGGAGCTACTCCGACGACTCCGCCTGCGCCTGGAACGGCGTCATCTGCAACGGCTTCCCGCAGCCCCAGCAGCAGGCCTCCACGGTCAACCTCACCTCCGCCTCCGCCGACGGCAGCGGGAGCGGGAACTTCAGCACGCTCGCCGGTGGCAGGGCGAACGGCACGCTGCTCGGCCTCAACGCGTCGATGGCCGCGGCCACGGTGTCGCGGGTCATCGGCCTCGTCCTCCCCGGCGCGAAGCTCTCCGGGTCGCTCCCCGCCGAGCTGGCCCGCGTCGAGCACCTGCGCCACCTCGACCTCTCCGGGAACGCCCTCAACGGGACCCTCCCCGCCGCGCTGCTGCTCAACGCCACCGAGCTCCGCGTGCTCTCGCTCGCCGGAAACGACCTCTCCGGCGCGCTCCCGGACGCGTCCTACGCGCGCGCGCTCCAGGAGCTCAACCTCTCCGACAACGCGCTCGCCGGCTGGCTACCTGCTGCGCTCCTGAGGGCGCCTGGCCTCGCCGTGCTGGGCCTCGCCAACAACTACCTCGCCGGGGAGCTCCCCGCCGGCGGGCTCGGCGGGCTGCAGGTTGTGGACCTCAGCAACAACTACTTCAGGGGGCAACTCCCGGCGGACTTCGGCGGAGCGCAGCTGAGGTTCCTCAACGTGTCGTCCAACAGCCTCACCGGCGCGCTCCCGGCCGAGCTGTCCCACGTCGTGCCGGCCAACACCACGGTGGATCTGTCCAACAATAACTTCACCGGCGCGGTCCCACCGGCCGGGCCCTTCGCCGCGCAGCCGGCGGCGGCGTACGAGGGCAACCCGGGGCTGTGCGGCCCGCCGCTGAAGCACGCGTGCTCCATCCCGTCGTCGCTCTCCAACCCGCCCAACGCCACCGACTCGCCGCCGGCGTTCGCGGCCATCCCCAAGAGCGCCGCCCGGGCGCCGCCGGGCTCCCCCGAGGCCCAGGCCCCGCGCGGCGGGCAGGGGAAGCTCAAACCTCTGGTGATCCTCGCCATCGTGGCCGGTGACCTCGCCGGCGTAGGGCTCCTCTTCATGCTCTTCATGTACGTCTACCACATCAGGAagaagcggcggcagcggcgggaggaGAACCCGACGGCGCAGCAGCACAAGGGCATCGGCGGCGGAGCCAAGGCATTGAGCGTCGCCGGAGCCAGAGAAGAAAAGACGGCCACGTCGAGGGGATGCTGCATTGGCGGCCGCAAGAACGACGGCTCCGACAGCTCGGACTGCTCGGCGTCGTCGTCGGACGCGGCgtccgacgacggcggcggcgaggacccCAAGAAGAGAGCGGGGAGCTACATCGGCTGGGGCACCCCGCAGCACCACAGCAAGAACAAGCaggagcggcagcagcagcaggcgcCCGCGCCGGCGACGCTGGTgacggtggacggcggcgacggcgagctggAGATGGAGACGCTGCTCAAGGCGTCGGCCTACATCCTGGGCGCCACCGGGTCGAGCATCGTGTACAAGGCCGTGCTCGCGGACGGCACGGCGCTGGCCGTCCGGCGCATCGGCGATAGCGGAGGCGCCGACAAGCTCAAGGACTTCGAGGCGCAGGTGCGCGCCGTCGCCCGGTTCCGGCACCCCAACATCCTCCGGCTCCGGGGCTTCTACTGGGGCGCCGACGAGAAGCTGCTCATCCACGACTACGCCGCCAACGGCAGCCTCGCCAACATCGCCTTCACCA GGCGGTTCGGCGCGCCGTCGCCGATGCACCTGAACCTGGAGGCGCGGCTGCGGATCGCGCGGGGGCTGGCGCGGGGGCTGGCATTCATCCACGACAAGAAGGGGGTCCACGGCAACGTGAAGCCCAGCAACATCCTGCTCGGCGCCGACATGGAGCCGGTGGTGGGCGACCTGGGGCTGGACCGGCTGCTGTCCGGCGAGGCGGCcgccagccggggcggcggcggcgcgtcggcGCGGCTGTTCGGGAGCAAGCGCTCCATGCACTCCACCAGCAGCCTGCCGGACCTGTCCCAGATGCCGGCCGGCGCCGGGGCCAGCCCGTCGGCGTCGGCCCCGCCGCCGTACCAGGCGCCCGAGTGCCTCAAGAGCCTGCGGCCCAACGCCAAGTGGGACGTCTACTCCTTCggcatggtgctcctggagctgctcTCGGGGCGCGTCTACTCGGAGGTGGAGCTCTGCCAGTGGCACGCGGGCGTCGCCGGCGCCGTCGACGACCAGCGCGGCCGCGTGCTGCGCATGGCCGACCCCACGCTCCGCGGCGAGGCCGTTGACGGCGGCAGCGAGGACGCGCTGCTCGGCTGCTTCCGGCTCGCATTCGCCTGCTGCGCCATGGCGCCCGGCAAGCGGCCCGCCATGCGGGACGCGGCCGCGCTCCTCGACAGGATCCCAGTGCTCTCCTCCGCATCCATCTCCGCCGTTGAAACTCCGCCATACTGA